The following are encoded together in the Arcticibacterium luteifluviistationis genome:
- a CDS encoding circularly permuted type 2 ATP-grasp protein encodes MIDSYIPDSDVYDEMFESDGKVRKHYEILSNHFDNYDITTFAKLAKEAKEIFFNKGITFAVYSETMQATERIFPFDLVPRLITSSKWDKLEAGILQRNLAINLFLKDVYNEQRIFNEKVVPRELIESSVNFLKEMKGFVPPGGVYNHINGSDIIRHSDGEYYVLEDNARCPSGVSYVYANRTTLKETFPQLFSANETRQVNDYPSHLLEMLQSVTPEGLDCEPRCVVLTPGVFNSAYYEHAWLAQSMGIELVEGRDLYVESDKVFTRTINGPAQVHVIYRRVDDAFLDPEVFRKDSVLGVKGLMRAYRAGNVNIVNAPGTGVADDKAVYTYMPEIIKFYLGEEAKLKNVPTYRCELDDDYKFVMGNIPKLVIKPVDESGGYGISIGNTLSAEEISEVQKTISANRRKYIAQPIMSLSMAPTFIEETKTIEPRYLDLRTFCLLGKDSSYVLPGGLTRVALKKGNLIVNSSQGGGSKDTWVIK; translated from the coding sequence ATGATAGATTCTTATATCCCAGACAGCGACGTTTATGATGAAATGTTTGAATCCGATGGGAAGGTTAGAAAACATTACGAAATATTATCAAATCACTTTGATAATTATGACATCACAACTTTTGCCAAGCTGGCAAAAGAGGCGAAAGAAATCTTCTTTAATAAGGGAATTACCTTTGCTGTATATTCTGAAACAATGCAGGCTACGGAAAGAATATTTCCGTTTGACCTAGTACCGAGATTGATTACTTCTTCAAAATGGGACAAATTAGAAGCTGGTATTTTGCAACGAAATCTGGCAATAAATCTTTTTTTGAAAGATGTTTATAATGAACAGCGGATTTTTAATGAGAAGGTTGTTCCTAGAGAATTAATCGAAAGCTCTGTCAATTTCCTCAAAGAGATGAAAGGTTTTGTTCCTCCTGGAGGAGTATACAACCACATTAATGGGAGTGATATCATTAGACATAGTGACGGTGAATATTATGTGCTAGAAGATAATGCAAGGTGCCCTTCTGGCGTAAGTTATGTTTATGCCAATAGAACAACATTAAAAGAAACGTTTCCTCAATTATTCTCTGCAAATGAAACCAGGCAGGTAAATGATTATCCGTCTCACCTATTAGAGATGCTTCAATCCGTAACACCTGAAGGTCTGGACTGCGAACCTAGGTGTGTTGTGCTGACTCCAGGAGTTTTTAACTCAGCATATTACGAACATGCTTGGCTAGCTCAGTCGATGGGAATAGAGCTGGTGGAAGGCAGAGATTTATATGTTGAAAGTGATAAGGTTTTTACGCGTACCATTAATGGGCCGGCTCAGGTTCATGTAATTTATAGGCGTGTGGACGATGCATTTCTTGACCCAGAGGTTTTTAGAAAAGATTCTGTTCTTGGCGTAAAAGGTTTAATGAGGGCTTATAGAGCTGGTAATGTCAATATTGTGAACGCTCCAGGAACTGGTGTGGCAGATGACAAAGCGGTTTATACCTATATGCCTGAAATTATAAAGTTCTATTTGGGTGAAGAAGCGAAGCTAAAGAATGTGCCAACTTATAGGTGTGAGCTTGACGATGACTATAAATTTGTCATGGGAAATATCCCCAAATTGGTAATTAAGCCAGTCGATGAATCTGGTGGATATGGCATCTCAATAGGAAATACACTGAGTGCGGAAGAGATTAGTGAGGTTCAAAAAACAATTTCGGCAAATCGAAGAAAGTATATTGCTCAGCCTATCATGAGTCTTTCTATGGCTCCAACGTTTATTGAGGAGACTAAGACGATTGAACCACGATACCTAGATTTAAGAACGTTTTGTCTACTCGGAAAAGATAGTTCTTATGTTTTACCTGGTGGTTTGACTAGAGTGGCGTTAAAAAAAGGAAACCTTATTGTAAATTCTTCACAGGGTGGTGGCTCGAAAGACACCTGGGTGATTAAATAA
- a CDS encoding alpha-E domain-containing protein, with product MLSRIANNLYWAGRNLERMEHIARFVPVNYFASLDGPAEVGLQFVLHDINSMAGNLSTEGELDQQEVLRNVAFDMSNPSSIISCANLLRENFRGTQDFISTELWEAVNSLYHYVGSFDEKEYLKSSMSEFMLKVQDQVVLCKARIDSTLIHDQGWSILKIGLLLERSFQITRITQLKLNDEAALEGIDPILIDNEFGNLLKSLEAFDMNRKFYKKPVKKRRALEFLIFNEKFPRSLAFCLFEFKDRISDLSLDKKGKNNSIKLIARNLRNELFYYQMEDIEGREMEYLNEVQNKVIEMNEILVTKYFAYS from the coding sequence ATGCTTTCAAGAATAGCAAACAATTTATACTGGGCTGGAAGAAATTTGGAAAGAATGGAGCACATTGCCCGTTTTGTGCCAGTAAATTATTTTGCAAGTTTAGATGGTCCAGCCGAGGTTGGTTTACAGTTTGTACTTCATGATATCAACTCCATGGCTGGAAATCTTTCTACCGAAGGGGAACTGGATCAACAAGAAGTTTTAAGGAATGTAGCTTTTGACATGTCAAATCCTTCCTCTATTATTTCTTGTGCCAATTTGCTTAGAGAAAACTTTAGAGGTACACAAGACTTTATTAGTACAGAGTTATGGGAGGCGGTTAATAGCCTTTATCATTATGTAGGAAGTTTTGATGAAAAAGAATATCTGAAATCTAGCATGAGTGAGTTCATGCTGAAAGTGCAAGACCAGGTAGTACTCTGCAAGGCTAGAATAGATAGTACGCTAATTCATGATCAAGGTTGGTCTATTCTTAAGATTGGTCTTTTATTAGAAAGAAGTTTTCAGATAACTAGAATTACGCAGCTTAAACTTAACGACGAAGCAGCACTCGAAGGGATTGATCCAATTCTTATTGATAATGAGTTTGGCAATCTTTTGAAAAGTTTAGAGGCTTTTGATATGAATAGGAAGTTTTACAAAAAGCCAGTTAAGAAAAGAAGAGCCTTGGAGTTTCTCATTTTTAATGAAAAATTCCCAAGATCCTTAGCTTTTTGTTTGTTTGAATTTAAAGATAGAATTAGTGATCTTTCTCTTGATAAAAAGGGGAAGAATAATTCTATTAAGCTTATTGCTAGAAATTTAAGAAATGAGCTTTTTTACTATCAAATGGAAGATATTGAAGGACGAGAGATGGAATATCTTAATGAAGTTCAAAATAAGGTAATAGAAATGAATGAGATATTGGTAACTAAATACTTTGCTTATAGCTAG
- a CDS encoding fasciclin domain-containing protein: MKKQIKTLALILAGMAASTMVNAQTVMVGGEAMYAQKNIVENAVNSKDHTTLVAAVKAAGLVDALMGDGPLTVFAPVNSAFDALPKGTVATLLKPENKDMLSSILTYHVVAGKIDAEELMKMIKKGKGMATMKTLSGATLTFKMNGEHNVMVIDEKGGAANISVYDVYQSNGVIHSIDKVLLPS; encoded by the coding sequence ATGAAAAAGCAAATTAAAACGTTAGCACTTATTTTAGCAGGAATGGCTGCAAGTACAATGGTAAACGCTCAGACTGTGATGGTTGGAGGTGAAGCGATGTACGCTCAAAAGAACATTGTTGAAAACGCGGTGAACTCAAAAGACCACACTACACTGGTGGCAGCTGTAAAAGCAGCAGGTCTTGTAGATGCATTAATGGGAGATGGGCCTCTAACGGTCTTTGCTCCAGTAAATTCAGCTTTTGATGCATTGCCAAAAGGAACAGTGGCTACTTTACTAAAGCCAGAAAATAAAGATATGCTAAGCTCAATTTTAACGTACCATGTGGTGGCAGGGAAAATTGATGCGGAAGAGCTAATGAAAATGATTAAGAAAGGTAAAGGAATGGCAACTATGAAAACTTTATCTGGAGCAACATTGACTTTTAAAATGAATGGCGAGCACAATGTGATGGTCATTGATGAAAAAGGTGGTGCGGCAAACATTAGTGTGTATGACGTGTATCAAAGCAATGGCGTAATTCACTCTATCGACAAGGTTTTATTACCTAGCTAA
- a CDS encoding RNA polymerase sigma factor, producing the protein MATKTNRYSEDELVGALKKNQRHAFEYLYDNYSSALFGVISRIIPDEEKAADLLQEVFLKIWKKIGDYEPSKAKLYTWMMNIARNASIDLYRKEKNKYHVDIEDQIGLIDESKQGQISVNTIDLRGIVDKLKPERKVLLDLVYLQGYTQQEAAEKLDIPLGTAKSRIRTALQDLKLYYAA; encoded by the coding sequence TTGGCTACAAAAACAAACAGATATTCAGAAGATGAATTGGTAGGTGCCTTGAAAAAAAATCAGCGGCACGCATTCGAGTACTTGTACGATAATTATTCTTCTGCCCTTTTTGGGGTCATTTCAAGAATAATTCCGGATGAGGAAAAAGCTGCAGACCTATTACAAGAAGTCTTCCTGAAAATATGGAAAAAAATAGGTGACTATGAGCCTAGTAAGGCTAAGCTCTACACCTGGATGATGAACATTGCTCGCAATGCGTCCATTGATCTTTACAGAAAAGAAAAGAATAAATATCACGTGGATATTGAAGATCAAATTGGATTGATTGACGAGAGTAAGCAAGGACAGATTTCCGTGAACACCATTGATTTACGGGGAATTGTAGATAAACTAAAACCAGAGAGAAAGGTTTTGTTAGACTTGGTTTACTTGCAGGGTTATACTCAGCAAGAAGCCGCCGAGAAGCTAGACATTCCATTAGGAACAGCAAAGTCTAGAATTAGGACAGCTTTACAGGACCTTAAACTCTATTATGCAGCATGA
- a CDS encoding anti-sigma factor, with protein MNIKEFIESSGMLEEFVLGHLSEKEAAGIECLAQTYPEIKQEIEVLNLSLGKYAAVYEKEPPAFLKDQIFSQMTFAEDEEEVEEESMPETYEEQAEVETVIEEVKIIPLWSKMALAASVLLAAVTAWVISENSELKTESSALSQKVESLEGSFNSNSQLLAEFQNPVNKIVKLAGTEAIPDAAVTVMWNQKDNSVELMVNNLPKAAEGKQYQLWIIGENGPEDMGMLDNDFEGKLLSMKTVNGTPSAFAITLEKEGGVPSPTLEQLYVIGNV; from the coding sequence ATGAACATTAAAGAATTTATAGAATCATCAGGGATGCTGGAAGAGTTTGTTTTAGGACACCTTTCAGAGAAGGAAGCAGCAGGAATAGAATGCCTGGCTCAGACCTATCCCGAAATAAAACAGGAAATTGAAGTGTTAAATCTATCACTAGGAAAATATGCGGCAGTCTACGAGAAGGAGCCTCCAGCTTTTCTTAAGGACCAGATTTTCTCTCAAATGACTTTCGCAGAAGATGAGGAAGAAGTGGAGGAGGAGTCAATGCCTGAAACGTACGAAGAGCAAGCAGAAGTTGAAACAGTTATAGAAGAAGTAAAGATTATTCCCTTATGGAGTAAAATGGCTTTAGCAGCCTCGGTTCTTTTAGCAGCAGTTACAGCATGGGTGATTTCGGAGAATAGTGAATTAAAAACCGAATCGTCAGCGTTAAGCCAAAAGGTAGAATCTTTAGAAGGTTCGTTTAACTCAAATAGCCAGTTGTTGGCAGAGTTTCAAAACCCTGTCAATAAGATTGTGAAACTGGCAGGAACAGAAGCAATACCAGACGCAGCAGTAACCGTGATGTGGAATCAGAAAGATAACTCTGTAGAACTCATGGTTAATAACCTTCCCAAAGCAGCGGAGGGTAAGCAGTATCAGCTTTGGATTATTGGAGAAAATGGTCCAGAAGATATGGGGATGCTTGATAATGATTTTGAAGGAAAGTTACTGTCTATGAAAACAGTGAACGGAACGCCTTCGGCATTTGCCATCACCTTAGAGAAAGAGGGTGGCGTACCAAGCCCTACTTTAGAGCAACTATATGTTATAGGAAACGTATAA
- a CDS encoding DUF4331 family protein: MKKLQKIWGVAALFAVGIGIVAADHIDAPGVQGTTADITDFYAFQGENTSNMVFVANVQGLLSPSATGAAAFDENVMIEFNIDNTGDNVEDLVIQAIPRDGKMYFFGPVAPSAPGVSSMVMESAPMASVDITAYGSQAEVATENGMTVFAGPRDDPFFFDFGKYTEIIGGTATAFDAVGTDTFAGSNVLSVVVELPKSVLGGSGTLNTWVEAKRK; this comes from the coding sequence ATGAAAAAGTTACAAAAAATTTGGGGAGTGGCAGCTCTTTTTGCTGTTGGAATCGGCATAGTTGCAGCTGACCATATTGACGCTCCAGGCGTACAAGGAACCACAGCAGACATCACGGATTTTTATGCATTCCAAGGTGAAAATACCTCTAACATGGTGTTTGTTGCAAACGTGCAAGGGCTTCTTAGTCCATCGGCAACAGGTGCTGCGGCATTTGACGAGAATGTTATGATTGAGTTTAACATTGACAACACAGGCGACAATGTAGAAGACCTAGTTATTCAGGCTATCCCGAGAGATGGTAAAATGTATTTCTTTGGTCCGGTAGCACCATCAGCTCCAGGAGTGAGTAGCATGGTTATGGAGTCTGCTCCTATGGCCTCTGTAGACATTACGGCTTACGGAAGTCAGGCGGAGGTAGCCACTGAAAACGGTATGACGGTTTTTGCAGGTCCTAGAGACGACCCTTTCTTCTTTGATTTTGGTAAGTACACGGAGATTATCGGTGGAACAGCTACGGCTTTTGATGCTGTAGGTACTGACACTTTTGCGGGCTCAAACGTGCTTTCTGTAGTGGTAGAACTTCCAAAATCTGTTTTAGGTGGCTCAGGTACACTAAATACTTGGGTTGAAGCCAAAAGAAAATAA
- a CDS encoding DUF4331 family protein has product MKKILRNIMGIALVGALALTSCDNDDDMSPVTPTPTGPDFSGVYMTADQMGRPAINTVFVSSSMKDEFNVTPPSQQGAKYASAFAAGLMGLSPAYANAGDKNALGLDAATFGSVLATDVLTVSTTAPTTFYDGTNVLTGRNLADDVITVELLLIFGGEDFTENPTLSDDNVSSNDKDFSTSFPYLATPW; this is encoded by the coding sequence ATGAAAAAGATATTAAGAAACATAATGGGAATAGCTCTAGTAGGAGCTTTAGCTTTAACAAGCTGCGACAATGATGACGATATGAGCCCAGTAACGCCAACGCCTACAGGCCCAGACTTTAGTGGAGTATACATGACGGCTGACCAAATGGGACGCCCAGCAATAAATACAGTTTTTGTTTCATCAAGCATGAAAGATGAATTTAACGTAACACCACCTTCTCAGCAAGGAGCAAAATACGCTTCGGCCTTTGCGGCAGGACTTATGGGTTTAAGCCCAGCTTATGCTAACGCAGGAGATAAAAATGCTTTAGGCTTAGATGCAGCTACTTTCGGGTCTGTATTAGCTACAGATGTATTGACGGTTTCTACTACCGCACCTACTACATTTTATGACGGTACTAACGTTTTGACAGGAAGAAACCTTGCTGACGACGTAATTACGGTAGAGTTATTATTGATTTTTGGTGGAGAAGATTTTACAGAAAATCCAACATTGTCAGATGATAACGTAAGCTCAAACGATAAAGACTTCAGTACTTCTTTCCCATATCTAGCCACTCCTTGGTAA
- a CDS encoding cell surface protein, producing the protein MKRLHIILMGVLAFSCNAPDKETITNPSDYNQYLTSNLENEKLAFVKGELIFWSDKFQKAPNQSTYLSKMAAANNEIFALTGQIENLNTAANQFAKVNEMRSTKSASVLRSLAKTRITQHQFQEANQALILADSLGENKSATQKMIFDVAMELGEYDKAGTILKKLSEKEDFDYLIRLAKWRDYNGDTEGAIEQLRLATMKAEELNSDELRLWIYSNLADFYGHVGSIDKSYAHYLKALEIDPNYVYALKGIAWITFSHEKNTEEAERIIAAIEKKHEAPDYNLLKAEIAKYKGNTTKETELEERFISIVSSPKYGDMYNAYLVTMLENEPEKALELAKKEVANRPTPQSYQLLSSAYYQNGNKSEALLIADNKVKGKTYEPKSLIHLAQVYKASGNEENVMDLKNELKGSYFEVGPNMTTIIKNL; encoded by the coding sequence ATGAAAAGGCTACATATAATCTTGATGGGTGTTCTTGCATTTTCTTGCAACGCTCCCGATAAAGAAACCATTACAAATCCCTCAGACTACAATCAATATCTTACTTCAAACCTAGAGAACGAAAAGCTAGCGTTTGTTAAAGGAGAACTAATATTTTGGTCAGATAAATTTCAAAAGGCACCAAACCAAAGTACTTATTTAAGTAAAATGGCTGCCGCCAATAATGAGATTTTTGCCCTAACGGGTCAAATTGAAAATTTAAATACTGCAGCTAATCAATTCGCAAAGGTTAACGAGATGAGGTCAACAAAAAGTGCTTCGGTGCTTCGCTCTCTTGCAAAAACTAGAATAACGCAACACCAATTTCAGGAGGCTAATCAAGCTTTAATCTTAGCGGATTCTTTAGGTGAGAACAAGTCAGCTACCCAAAAAATGATTTTCGACGTGGCCATGGAATTAGGGGAGTACGATAAGGCAGGTACAATTCTGAAAAAACTAAGCGAAAAAGAAGACTTTGATTACCTAATTAGGTTAGCAAAGTGGCGTGATTATAATGGAGATACAGAAGGGGCTATTGAGCAACTTAGGTTAGCCACTATGAAAGCAGAAGAGTTAAATAGTGATGAGTTAAGATTATGGATTTATTCTAACCTGGCAGATTTTTACGGCCATGTTGGTAGTATTGATAAATCTTATGCTCATTATCTTAAAGCTTTAGAAATTGACCCGAATTATGTTTATGCTCTTAAAGGCATTGCATGGATAACTTTTTCACACGAAAAAAACACGGAAGAGGCCGAAAGGATTATCGCCGCAATTGAGAAAAAGCATGAAGCTCCTGACTATAATTTATTAAAAGCAGAAATAGCTAAATACAAAGGAAACACCACGAAAGAAACGGAGCTGGAAGAAAGGTTTATTTCTATTGTGTCGTCGCCTAAATATGGTGATATGTATAATGCATATTTGGTAACAATGTTAGAAAACGAGCCTGAAAAAGCTTTAGAGCTAGCGAAAAAAGAAGTTGCCAATAGGCCAACGCCACAATCTTATCAATTACTTTCTTCTGCATATTATCAAAACGGCAACAAATCTGAAGCCTTGTTAATCGCTGATAATAAGGTGAAAGGTAAAACGTATGAACCAAAGAGTTTAATTCACCTAGCTCAGGTGTATAAAGCATCCGGAAATGAAGAAAATGTTATGGATTTGAAAAATGAATTAAAAGGAAGTTACTTTGAAGTTGGACCCAATATGACAACTATTATTAAAAACCTTTAG